From the Gallaecimonas kandeliae genome, one window contains:
- a CDS encoding nucleoside deaminase, which produces MSAELDRAFMAEAVAEARKGLAEGGIPIGSVLVIDGKVVGRGHNRRVQQGSAVLHAEMDCLENAGRLKAADYRRATLYSTLSPCDMCSGAVLLYGIPRVVVGENRSFQGPEDYLQVRGVELVMLDDTQCRQLMADFMEASPELWNEDIGC; this is translated from the coding sequence ATGAGCGCGGAGCTGGACAGGGCCTTCATGGCCGAGGCCGTGGCGGAGGCCCGCAAGGGGCTGGCAGAGGGCGGTATCCCCATCGGCTCTGTGCTGGTCATAGATGGCAAGGTGGTGGGGCGGGGCCACAACAGGCGGGTCCAGCAGGGCAGTGCCGTGCTGCACGCCGAGATGGATTGCCTGGAAAACGCCGGCCGCCTCAAGGCCGCCGATTACCGCCGCGCCACCCTCTACTCGACCCTGTCCCCCTGCGACATGTGCTCAGGGGCCGTGCTGCTCTACGGCATCCCCAGGGTGGTGGTGGGAGAAAACCGCAGCTTCCAGGGCCCGGAGGACTACCTGCAGGTGCGTGGCGTGGAGCTGGTTATGCTGGACGACACCCAGTGCCGCCAGCTGATGGCGGACTTCATGGAAGCCAGCCCCGAACTGTGGAACGAGGATATCGGCTGCTGA